Part of the Allofrancisella frigidaquae genome is shown below.
CTCCTCACTTTCATGTAAGATTTGGTGAATATAAATGTTCAGTTAGCATTACTAATATATCAGTAATAGTCGGAGAGCTTCCAAAGAAACAAGAGAGGCTTGTTTTAGCTTGGGCTGAGATCCATCAAAAAGAATTGCTACAAAATTGGGAACTGTGTCAAAAAGATAAACAGCCTATGCAAATAGAACCATTAAG
Proteins encoded:
- a CDS encoding DUF4160 domain-containing protein; amino-acid sequence: MPTISRFFGIIISMYWDEHNPPHFHVRFGEYKCSVSITNISVIVGELPKKQERLVLAWAEIHQKELLQNWELCQKDKQPMQIEPLR